A single window of Bacteroidales bacterium DNA harbors:
- a CDS encoding protein-L-isoaspartate(D-aspartate) O-methyltransferase, producing MIDTYRHKGLRKKLVEEIKRKGIDDKAILAAIEKIPRHLFIDSSFLQFAYQDNPFPIGYGQTISQPYTVAFQTWLLKVKKGDKIMEVGTGSGYQACVLLELCAKVFTIERIKALFDKVKVFLPSIGYEPRFFYGDGYQGLPTFAPFDKIIVTAGAPTIPEALVKQLKVGGILVIPVGKNDVQVMTSVTKTSETTYETKEWGMFRFVPLLYDKEK from the coding sequence ATGATTGATACGTACAGACACAAAGGACTTAGAAAAAAGCTTGTTGAGGAAATTAAGCGCAAAGGCATTGACGACAAAGCAATATTAGCAGCTATTGAAAAAATTCCGAGACATTTATTCATTGACTCATCATTTTTGCAATTTGCATATCAGGATAATCCTTTTCCGATAGGTTACGGACAAACTATTTCCCAGCCATACACAGTTGCATTTCAAACATGGCTGCTTAAAGTTAAAAAGGGAGATAAGATAATGGAAGTAGGCACCGGTTCGGGATATCAGGCATGTGTATTACTTGAACTATGTGCAAAAGTTTTTACAATTGAAAGAATAAAAGCATTGTTTGATAAAGTAAAAGTTTTTCTTCCTTCTATAGGTTACGAACCACGTTTCTTCTATGGCGATGGCTACCAGGGGTTACCTACTTTTGCTCCTTTTGATAAAATAATTGTTACCGCGGGTGCTCCTACTATTCCCGAAGCTCTTGTAAAACAACTTAAAGTCGGTGGCATTCTTGTAATTCCCGTCGGCAAAAACGATGTTCAGGTAATGACAAGCGTTACAAAAACTTCGGAAACAACTTATGAAACAAAAGAATGGGGAATGTTCCGCTTTGTCCCGCTTTTGTATGATAAGGAAAAATAG